A genomic segment from Candidatus Korarchaeum cryptofilum OPF8 encodes:
- a CDS encoding DUF11 domain-containing protein produces MGMKLKLITLIMVCILSIPSLPNASAQGVKYDWLGLTMKEGTIDLPGGYKLQAKIDFIGGVAAYAVKAQVYKGSMDNPCLTGGGAWAYMEGGGTLPTRTEIVVKENCPFDKGGNILYRIIIKGDESSKENKTIAFDIIDSIYSPDANLTLNIGFPKSKEYDAASSQVIIPVTLRNDGPASISWVKALVTWGRLEGEGSINLTQSVPSPSYSTSSSANYTFGGLDVNKSYSMSLTFAAGPGQYKYGNYSVNFLVYYGTKFRYEGFNATRNVKIFRYDPSASKVVSDSVKLVFGLKYKGRVGNPLVSVIAERPTGDMEVDEGAPISFSFYLQNTGADSAYNVTIRVNVNPDLPTEITAPSSVAGRSFPIVVTGEMPPKARSDKVEFRIVVPKGSGGTIYRVNITAGYFDIRNKYYEATRFFTITVRQPGISKLYVTKTISSSTVPVNGTIEVNVIVSNNGTAAASKVTIEDDFPRDLFKLVSGDTKLTASSLSPGGVLALSYKLRAVRDGIATFGSAKVTYIDPQEGQKTILSSMKSPVVVTIVKPELSVRIEDIPPNVTNVNSLIQFSIYMMNKGNGDAKKLSVEMEFSPGLYMVNPPTLDKGEGVVCDQPTWEPREGSVKLVLSCDTVKPQGFVKMILNLKTQTTGKQWIRVNSISYLTPDGSSQISVPAAYSYSTVVVTPFETRVFYLSIFTFSVLLVAMFVIGVTRGFSISLGRRMGRRRVGGFEG; encoded by the coding sequence ATGGGGATGAAGCTCAAGTTAATAACCTTAATCATGGTATGCATCCTCTCGATCCCCAGCCTCCCTAATGCATCAGCTCAGGGAGTTAAGTACGATTGGCTGGGGCTGACGATGAAAGAGGGAACAATAGACCTTCCCGGGGGCTATAAGCTTCAAGCTAAGATAGATTTCATAGGAGGAGTCGCAGCTTATGCTGTCAAGGCTCAGGTCTACAAGGGGAGCATGGACAATCCATGCTTGACGGGAGGAGGAGCCTGGGCTTACATGGAGGGCGGGGGCACGCTACCGACGAGAACTGAGATAGTCGTTAAGGAGAACTGCCCATTCGATAAGGGGGGGAATATACTCTATAGGATCATAATAAAGGGTGATGAGAGCAGTAAGGAGAATAAGACGATAGCATTCGATATAATAGATTCCATATATTCTCCAGATGCTAATCTCACGCTCAACATAGGGTTCCCGAAGTCTAAGGAGTATGATGCAGCCAGCTCTCAAGTGATCATCCCTGTGACGCTGAGGAACGATGGTCCCGCGTCTATAAGCTGGGTGAAGGCCCTAGTGACTTGGGGAAGGCTGGAGGGGGAGGGCTCGATAAACTTAACGCAGTCCGTCCCGAGCCCCTCATATTCTACATCGAGCAGCGCCAACTACACATTCGGAGGCCTGGATGTCAATAAATCCTACAGCATGAGCCTCACATTCGCCGCTGGACCAGGCCAGTACAAGTATGGGAACTACAGCGTCAACTTCCTAGTCTATTACGGGACCAAGTTCAGGTATGAGGGGTTCAATGCCACTAGGAATGTGAAGATATTCAGGTACGATCCATCAGCATCTAAGGTCGTCAGCGATAGCGTCAAGCTAGTCTTCGGCTTGAAGTACAAGGGGAGGGTGGGGAATCCGTTAGTGAGCGTGATAGCTGAGAGGCCCACGGGGGATATGGAGGTGGATGAAGGTGCTCCCATATCATTCAGCTTCTACCTCCAGAACACCGGGGCCGATTCAGCATATAACGTCACGATAAGGGTTAACGTTAATCCGGATCTGCCCACTGAGATAACGGCCCCGTCCTCGGTCGCGGGGAGGTCGTTCCCGATAGTGGTCACGGGGGAGATGCCGCCCAAAGCTAGGAGCGACAAGGTGGAGTTCAGGATAGTCGTGCCCAAGGGATCCGGAGGCACTATATACAGAGTCAATATAACGGCGGGTTACTTCGACATAAGGAATAAATACTACGAGGCTACTAGGTTCTTCACGATAACCGTTAGGCAGCCGGGCATATCGAAGCTCTACGTTACAAAGACTATATCCTCCTCCACAGTGCCCGTCAACGGCACTATAGAGGTTAACGTTATAGTCAGCAATAACGGTACCGCGGCCGCCAGTAAAGTGACTATAGAGGACGATTTCCCGAGGGACTTATTCAAGTTGGTCTCTGGGGATACGAAACTCACGGCGAGCAGCTTGTCCCCTGGAGGAGTTCTAGCTCTATCTTACAAGCTTAGAGCAGTTAGGGATGGAATAGCGACATTCGGGTCAGCTAAGGTGACTTACATAGATCCCCAAGAGGGTCAGAAGACCATATTATCTTCGATGAAGTCCCCAGTCGTTGTGACGATAGTTAAGCCGGAGCTCTCAGTGAGGATCGAGGACATACCCCCTAACGTGACGAACGTGAACTCCCTGATCCAATTCTCAATATACATGATGAACAAGGGGAATGGAGATGCTAAGAAGCTGAGCGTTGAGATGGAATTCAGCCCGGGCCTCTATATGGTCAACCCCCCGACTTTGGATAAGGGAGAAGGTGTGGTTTGCGATCAGCCGACATGGGAGCCCAGGGAAGGATCCGTGAAGCTGGTCCTGAGCTGCGATACCGTGAAACCTCAGGGCTTCGTCAAGATGATACTGAACCTGAAGACCCAGACGACCGGGAAGCAGTGGATAAGGGTGAACAGCATATCCTACCTAACTCCTGACGGCTCCTCGCAAATAAGCGTACCGGCAGCATACAGCTACAGCACTGTAGTCGTCACTCCGTTCGAAACTAGAGTGTTCTACTTATCGATATTCACGTTCTCCGTCCTCTTAGTGGCTATGTTCGTCATAGGAGTTACTAGGGGATTCAGCATAAGCTTGGGCAGGAGGATGGGGAGAAGGAGGGTAGGTGGCTTCGAGGGCTAA
- the rpl12p gene encoding 50S ribosomal protein P1: MEYIYAALMLHELKRKVEASDLEQVLRAAGAEPDQARIKQLVSAISNVNLDELISQAAVMPVAPAAAPAEKKVEEKKEEKKKEEGKEEEEAALAGLGALFG; the protein is encoded by the coding sequence ATGGAGTACATATATGCTGCGTTGATGCTGCATGAACTCAAGAGGAAGGTCGAGGCTAGCGATTTAGAGCAGGTCCTCAGAGCTGCGGGGGCTGAGCCCGATCAGGCTAGGATAAAGCAGTTAGTGAGCGCTATATCCAACGTCAACTTGGATGAGCTGATAAGCCAGGCTGCTGTGATGCCGGTGGCTCCAGCGGCAGCACCTGCTGAGAAGAAAGTGGAGGAGAAGAAGGAGGAAAAGAAGAAGGAAGAGGGGAAGGAGGAGGAAGAGGCCGCTCTCGCTGGCTTAGGCGCTCTATTCGGCTGA
- the alaS gene encoding alanine--tRNA ligase yields the protein MQGIEVEFLRSRGYVRKRCPKCGEYFWTLKDRETCGEAPCEPYTFIGRGRQNKSLEEVREDFLRFFERRGHTRINRYPVIARWREDLFLTSASIVDFQPFITAGIVPPPANPLTISQPCIRLKDIDKVGPTMGRHLSIFEMMAHHAFNTKDKFVYWIDRTVELFHEYATSVLGIPEEEITYKEGIWEGGGNAGPDLEPIAGGLEIATLVFMQYRIENGSYVPMDTRVVDTGYGLERITWFLRGDPTGFHAVYGALLHEFMDKLGVSEPDLSLLSEYSKVSSILRELEKGRSISSLRREAALLIGVSEEELEEKIAPLEAVFSLLDHTKALSFMIADGLVPSNVNEGYLGRLLIRRSLRILNQLGSEVPLSELAVRQAEYWSSKGFPELREAIDRIAEIVSIEEERYKEAVERGAKIISDLMREKGRLSVDDLIMLYDSHGLSPDIVRRIAGDVDVPDNFFEMIAARHEARKPEPPKVFERMDELRRYPPTKLLYYQDPYLLEFEARVLGYVDGKMILDRTAFYPEGGGQPSDIGSFEWRGIEVKVVGAEKHGGWILHSVEGDLPPAGEVVRARVDSWRRLNRMRHHTATHVILEAARRVLGSHVWQWGAQKGDEESRLDITHYKGISQEELRRIEMLANEVVMRNIPVRTLWLVRTDAERRYGFTLYQGGVVPDPVLRVVEIEGFNAQACGGTHVLRTGEIGPIKIWRARKIQDGVIRLEFSAGVPAVKRIIDYHQKIKDIAQSAGISEEEIDTFFRGMMEELKELRKERRRMMKEAEERSIERALEAYESTGRHKLSIVRLESIGIDEGIKLADKLSSDRRIVLLTKESGDRVELALLATNYGEGEVDAGSLLRELSREMGGGGGGNWKLGKGSVPKDRLDEFMGVLRKRLEGI from the coding sequence ATGCAAGGGATAGAGGTAGAATTCCTGAGATCCAGGGGATACGTGAGGAAGAGATGCCCCAAGTGCGGCGAGTACTTCTGGACCCTGAAGGATAGGGAGACCTGCGGGGAAGCTCCTTGCGAACCTTACACGTTCATAGGCCGGGGTAGGCAGAACAAGAGCTTGGAGGAAGTCAGGGAGGATTTCCTGAGGTTCTTCGAGAGGAGGGGGCACACTAGGATAAACAGGTATCCAGTAATAGCGAGATGGAGGGAAGATCTATTCCTAACTAGCGCATCCATAGTCGACTTCCAGCCTTTCATAACGGCTGGGATAGTCCCCCCTCCAGCGAATCCCCTGACTATATCCCAGCCATGCATAAGGCTCAAGGATATAGATAAAGTAGGGCCCACGATGGGGAGGCACCTCTCAATATTCGAGATGATGGCCCATCATGCTTTCAACACAAAGGATAAGTTCGTCTACTGGATAGATAGGACCGTTGAGCTATTCCATGAATATGCGACTAGCGTTCTAGGCATACCTGAGGAGGAGATAACTTACAAGGAGGGGATATGGGAGGGGGGAGGTAACGCCGGCCCTGATTTAGAGCCGATCGCCGGTGGACTGGAGATAGCTACGCTAGTCTTCATGCAGTACAGGATAGAGAACGGTAGCTATGTGCCCATGGACACTAGAGTAGTGGATACCGGTTACGGCCTAGAGAGGATAACCTGGTTCCTCAGGGGGGATCCCACCGGATTCCATGCAGTTTATGGAGCTTTGCTGCATGAGTTCATGGATAAGCTCGGGGTGAGCGAGCCTGATTTATCTCTCCTCTCCGAGTACTCCAAGGTATCCTCAATACTCAGGGAGCTCGAGAAGGGGAGGAGCATCTCCTCCCTGAGGAGGGAGGCAGCCCTCCTAATAGGGGTAAGTGAGGAGGAACTGGAGGAGAAAATAGCACCTTTAGAGGCAGTATTCTCTCTCCTAGATCATACTAAAGCTCTCTCCTTCATGATAGCTGATGGTTTAGTTCCATCCAACGTCAACGAGGGCTACCTTGGGAGGCTCTTGATAAGGAGGAGCCTCAGGATACTCAACCAATTGGGGAGCGAGGTCCCGTTATCCGAGCTGGCAGTTAGGCAAGCTGAGTACTGGTCCTCGAAGGGCTTCCCGGAGTTGAGGGAAGCGATAGACAGGATAGCTGAGATAGTCAGCATAGAGGAGGAGAGGTATAAGGAAGCTGTAGAGAGAGGGGCTAAGATAATCTCGGATTTGATGAGGGAGAAGGGAAGGCTAAGCGTAGATGATCTAATAATGCTCTATGATTCTCACGGCCTCTCCCCGGATATAGTGCGGAGGATAGCTGGTGATGTGGATGTCCCGGACAACTTCTTCGAGATGATAGCTGCCAGGCATGAAGCCAGGAAGCCGGAGCCACCGAAGGTCTTCGAGAGGATGGATGAATTGAGGAGGTACCCACCAACTAAGCTCCTCTATTATCAGGATCCCTACCTCTTGGAGTTCGAGGCCAGAGTGCTGGGGTACGTAGATGGTAAGATGATCCTAGATAGGACCGCTTTCTATCCGGAGGGCGGGGGTCAGCCCTCAGATATCGGCTCCTTTGAATGGAGGGGGATCGAGGTCAAGGTAGTGGGGGCCGAGAAGCATGGAGGATGGATCCTCCACTCGGTGGAAGGGGATCTACCCCCCGCCGGCGAGGTGGTAAGAGCTAGGGTGGATAGCTGGAGGAGACTGAACAGGATGAGGCATCATACAGCCACTCACGTCATACTTGAGGCAGCTAGAAGGGTCCTGGGCTCTCACGTCTGGCAGTGGGGGGCTCAGAAGGGGGATGAGGAGAGCAGGCTAGATATAACGCACTACAAGGGAATAAGTCAGGAGGAGCTCAGGAGGATAGAGATGTTAGCTAATGAAGTGGTGATGAGGAACATCCCAGTCAGGACCCTCTGGCTCGTCAGGACCGATGCTGAGAGGAGGTACGGTTTCACCCTCTATCAAGGTGGCGTCGTACCCGATCCAGTCCTCAGGGTGGTCGAGATAGAGGGCTTCAACGCTCAAGCTTGCGGGGGGACTCACGTCCTCAGGACAGGGGAGATAGGGCCTATAAAGATATGGAGGGCTAGGAAGATACAGGATGGGGTAATAAGGCTGGAGTTCTCAGCGGGGGTTCCGGCAGTAAAGAGAATCATAGATTACCACCAGAAGATAAAAGATATAGCTCAGAGTGCCGGGATAAGCGAGGAGGAGATAGATACCTTCTTCAGAGGGATGATGGAGGAGCTGAAGGAGCTGAGGAAGGAGAGGAGGAGGATGATGAAGGAAGCTGAGGAAAGATCCATCGAGAGGGCTCTAGAGGCCTATGAATCAACTGGGAGGCATAAGCTCTCCATAGTTAGGCTGGAGAGCATAGGGATAGATGAGGGAATAAAGCTCGCTGATAAGCTGTCATCGGACAGGAGGATCGTATTGCTAACTAAGGAATCGGGCGATAGGGTTGAGCTAGCCCTACTAGCGACTAATTACGGGGAAGGGGAGGTAGATGCCGGTAGCTTGCTCAGGGAGCTATCCAGGGAGATGGGCGGTGGAGGAGGAGGGAACTGGAAGCTGGGGAAGGGATCGGTACCTAAGGATAGGCTAGATGAGTTCATGGGGGTGCTTAGGAAACGATTAGAAGGGATCTAG
- a CDS encoding DUF5616 domain-containing protein, which yields MQDPIDSIARALSLTRAERVALSKIVRSPEESLRNSMKVVPPHIVKGSDLGVDGFNVIITVERALAGDPVYVCTDGIVRDLSLSYSSYKPSDLFDRAVETIADTVRSMSPGRVTIYLDSPISRSGLIAKRIREITSEEFEVKTSNRVDSEILSHEIVASSDSRIIEGAKAIVDLAHAAISRAGISPKRLFTDRGMLGGI from the coding sequence GTGCAAGATCCGATAGACTCGATAGCCAGGGCCCTCTCCCTCACGAGAGCGGAGAGAGTAGCCCTATCCAAGATAGTTAGATCCCCCGAGGAATCCCTGAGGAACTCGATGAAAGTAGTGCCCCCTCATATAGTCAAGGGGAGCGATCTCGGAGTGGATGGCTTCAACGTGATAATAACTGTCGAGAGGGCCCTAGCAGGGGATCCAGTCTACGTATGCACTGACGGCATAGTCAGGGATCTCAGCCTCTCCTACTCCTCTTATAAACCCTCAGATCTATTCGATAGAGCTGTGGAGACGATAGCGGATACTGTAAGATCTATGAGCCCCGGGAGGGTCACTATATACCTCGATTCCCCGATATCCAGGAGCGGGTTGATAGCTAAGAGGATAAGGGAGATAACATCCGAGGAATTTGAGGTTAAAACATCAAATAGAGTTGATTCTGAGATATTAAGTCATGAAATAGTCGCATCCAGTGATTCGAGGATAATAGAGGGGGCCAAAGCCATCGTAGACTTAGCTCATGCCGCGATAAGCAGGGCGGGTATATCACCTAAAAGGTTATTTACGGACAGGGGGATGCTTGGGGGAATATGA
- the mtnA gene encoding S-methyl-5-thioribose-1-phosphate isomerase, whose protein sequence is MIDLPRTVDFDGERVILVDQRKLPQELSFVECYDIECVASAIRDMVVRGAPAIGATAAFGLALHSKRIGAEGRDELLKELRRAADILRSTRPTAYNMFWAIDRVMRAAESSKDAEEMRRRVEEEARSIAEEDVRANIAIGEHGKSLIKEGYRVMTICNAGSLATVWFGTATAPLYTAKMQGIDFEVYVLETRPVLQGARITSFELKRAGIPVKLIVDGAAGYVISEIGIDLIITGADRILSDGTVFNKIGTYTLSVLAKEHGVPFYVAAPTSTFDPLSRREDVRIEMRDANEVAVINGKRIAPDGIAILNPAFDRTPPENITGIITERGIIGKPFEEKIKLIGIRGASP, encoded by the coding sequence ATGATAGACCTGCCTAGGACGGTGGACTTCGACGGGGAGAGGGTGATATTAGTCGATCAGAGGAAGCTGCCTCAGGAACTATCTTTCGTGGAGTGCTACGATATAGAGTGCGTTGCCTCAGCCATAAGAGATATGGTAGTCAGGGGAGCTCCAGCCATAGGGGCCACGGCAGCTTTCGGCTTGGCCCTCCACTCGAAAAGGATCGGGGCAGAGGGGAGGGATGAGTTGTTAAAGGAGCTTAGAAGGGCAGCCGATATCTTGAGATCGACTAGACCGACGGCATATAACATGTTCTGGGCGATAGATAGGGTCATGAGGGCCGCTGAATCCTCGAAAGATGCTGAGGAGATGAGGAGGAGGGTGGAGGAGGAGGCAAGGAGCATAGCGGAGGAGGATGTCAGGGCCAATATTGCGATAGGTGAGCACGGGAAGAGCTTGATAAAGGAAGGGTATAGAGTAATGACTATATGCAACGCCGGTTCACTAGCCACAGTTTGGTTCGGGACAGCTACAGCTCCCCTGTACACGGCCAAGATGCAAGGAATTGATTTCGAAGTTTACGTGCTGGAGACGAGGCCGGTGCTTCAGGGAGCTAGGATAACTTCCTTCGAGCTGAAAAGGGCCGGCATACCGGTTAAGCTCATAGTGGATGGGGCAGCCGGCTACGTTATCTCCGAGATAGGGATAGATCTAATAATAACGGGGGCCGATAGAATATTATCTGACGGCACTGTGTTCAATAAGATAGGAACGTACACTCTCTCAGTCCTAGCCAAGGAGCACGGGGTCCCCTTCTACGTAGCAGCCCCCACGTCCACTTTCGATCCCCTCTCCAGGAGGGAGGATGTGAGGATAGAGATGAGGGACGCTAACGAAGTCGCCGTGATAAACGGGAAGAGGATAGCCCCGGATGGGATAGCTATACTCAACCCGGCCTTCGATAGGACGCCCCCTGAGAACATAACTGGTATAATAACCGAGAGGGGGATAATAGGGAAGCCCTTCGAGGAAAAAATAAAACTTATTGGAATCCGGGGGGCCTCACCTTAA
- the gyaR gene encoding glyoxylate reductase gives MKPRVFVTREIPERGLSKIEEHFELDLWKDEAPPSKKVIIERVKDCDALVSLLTDPIDAEVFEAAPKLRIVAQYAVGYDNIDVKEATKRGIYVTNTPGVLTETTADFAFALLMAAARRVVEADRYVREGKWKVAWHPMMMLGYDVYGRTLGIVGMGRIGAAVARRAKGFGMRILYYDSIRREDFEKELGVEYVPLEKLLEESDFVSLHVPLTEETYHMIGEEQLRRMKRTAILVNTSRGKVVDQKALYKALKEGWIAGAGLDVFEQEPIPPDDPLLKLENVVLAPHAASASHETRSRMAEMVAENLIAFKRGEIPPNLVNQEVVKVRPPGFQ, from the coding sequence ATGAAACCTAGAGTTTTCGTAACGAGGGAGATCCCGGAGAGGGGTCTTTCAAAGATAGAGGAGCATTTTGAGTTGGATCTGTGGAAGGATGAGGCCCCTCCATCTAAGAAAGTCATAATTGAGAGAGTTAAGGACTGCGATGCCCTCGTATCCCTGTTAACGGATCCAATAGATGCTGAGGTATTTGAAGCAGCTCCCAAGCTGAGGATAGTAGCTCAGTACGCTGTTGGTTACGATAATATAGACGTAAAGGAGGCGACGAAGAGAGGGATCTACGTTACGAACACGCCGGGAGTGCTCACAGAGACGACAGCTGACTTTGCCTTCGCTCTCCTGATGGCCGCAGCTAGGAGGGTAGTTGAGGCGGATAGGTACGTCAGGGAGGGGAAGTGGAAGGTAGCATGGCACCCTATGATGATGTTGGGCTACGATGTCTATGGGAGGACTCTGGGGATAGTGGGAATGGGCAGGATAGGGGCAGCTGTAGCTAGAAGGGCCAAGGGTTTCGGGATGAGGATCCTGTACTATGACTCGATAAGGAGGGAGGATTTTGAGAAGGAGCTCGGTGTAGAATACGTTCCCCTTGAGAAACTCCTGGAGGAATCCGATTTCGTTTCCCTCCACGTCCCCCTGACGGAGGAGACCTACCATATGATAGGGGAGGAGCAGTTGAGGAGGATGAAGCGTACAGCTATACTAGTTAACACGTCCAGGGGGAAGGTGGTGGACCAGAAGGCACTCTATAAAGCCCTTAAGGAGGGATGGATAGCCGGCGCAGGCCTTGATGTGTTCGAGCAGGAGCCGATACCTCCCGATGATCCCCTCCTGAAGCTCGAGAACGTAGTCCTAGCTCCGCACGCCGCTAGCGCGAGTCATGAGACGAGATCCAGGATGGCCGAGATGGTCGCTGAGAATCTGATAGCTTTCAAGAGAGGTGAGATACCTCCCAATCTAGTGAACCAAGAGGTAGTTAAGGTGAGGCCCCCCGGATTCCAATAA
- a CDS encoding GTP-binding protein produces the protein MTQLNYRLNEGGGEAFYELGITDDGIPVGLTDEEASESLAIIEKITERLGAKFMIVRKEKASRGYVYELLIRRTLDVPPIQLSIALLGNVDAGKSTLKGVLISGSLDDGDGLAMSQVARYLHELKYRRSSSVSHHILGFDDAGASVNDTLSYNEAEIYLRSSKVITLVDLAGHERYLRTTLKGIMGSLPDYAAIIVAANAGPIGSFREHLGISLVLDIPIFIVMTKLDITPKEVLKRNLESLIGILKLPGVNKIPFLVKAENDCALAARNMPHGRVTPIFLVSNVTGEGLDLLKRFLNMIPPRINWSERLGGKFLSYVDEKFNVSGVGLVLSGLIESGSISVGQKVLLGPFEDGSFRAVRVKSIHVNRVNVERANAGQFATFAVTNVDYDEVRKGMVLVDDSRPSAVRVFRARVRVLHHPTTIKVGYEPVIHLKTIRQPAKLIDSSKQYLRTGDVAEVVFKFMIRPEYVRVGDQFVFREGRTKGIGEVISLVE, from the coding sequence GTGACCCAACTGAACTATAGGCTCAATGAGGGGGGTGGAGAGGCCTTTTATGAGCTCGGAATAACGGATGATGGTATCCCAGTCGGCCTGACGGATGAGGAGGCTTCAGAATCCCTAGCAATTATCGAGAAGATAACTGAGAGGCTAGGAGCTAAGTTCATGATAGTTAGGAAGGAGAAAGCATCTAGAGGATACGTTTACGAGCTCTTGATAAGGAGAACGCTGGATGTCCCACCTATACAGCTTTCAATAGCTCTGCTCGGCAATGTAGATGCCGGAAAGTCCACGCTGAAGGGAGTCCTCATCTCCGGGAGCCTGGATGATGGGGATGGCCTAGCTATGAGTCAAGTAGCTAGGTACTTGCATGAGCTCAAGTACAGGAGGTCCTCATCGGTCAGCCATCACATACTGGGCTTCGATGATGCGGGAGCCTCCGTCAACGATACCCTCTCCTACAACGAGGCCGAGATCTACCTGAGGTCATCCAAGGTGATAACTCTAGTTGATCTAGCCGGACATGAGAGGTACCTGAGGACGACGCTCAAGGGGATAATGGGTTCCCTCCCGGATTACGCAGCTATAATTGTTGCAGCGAACGCCGGTCCTATAGGGAGCTTCAGGGAGCACCTGGGGATATCCTTGGTCCTCGATATACCCATATTCATCGTGATGACTAAGCTCGATATAACGCCGAAGGAAGTGCTGAAGAGGAACTTGGAAAGTCTGATCGGGATATTGAAGCTCCCAGGGGTAAATAAGATACCCTTCTTGGTGAAGGCGGAGAACGATTGTGCATTAGCCGCTAGGAACATGCCCCATGGCAGAGTGACCCCTATATTCCTCGTATCCAATGTCACTGGGGAGGGCCTCGATCTACTGAAGAGGTTCCTCAACATGATACCTCCCAGGATCAACTGGAGCGAGAGGTTAGGGGGCAAGTTCCTCAGTTACGTGGATGAGAAGTTCAACGTGTCCGGGGTGGGCCTGGTCCTGTCCGGATTGATAGAATCGGGCTCAATATCAGTGGGCCAGAAGGTCCTCCTGGGCCCCTTCGAGGACGGTTCCTTCAGGGCGGTGAGGGTCAAATCTATCCACGTGAACAGGGTGAATGTCGAGAGGGCTAACGCTGGTCAATTCGCGACATTCGCCGTCACTAACGTTGACTATGATGAGGTCAGGAAGGGAATGGTCCTAGTGGATGACTCAAGGCCATCCGCTGTCAGAGTATTCAGGGCTAGGGTGAGGGTGCTCCACCATCCGACGACGATAAAAGTTGGATATGAGCCGGTGATCCATCTCAAGACGATAAGACAACCAGCTAAGCTCATAGATTCATCAAAACAATATCTGAGGACTGGGGATGTCGCTGAAGTCGTATTCAAATTCATGATCAGGCCGGAGTACGTTAGAGTAGGGGATCAGTTCGTCTTCAGGGAGGGAAGGACCAAGGGGATAGGGGAAGTCATATCCCTCGTGGAGTAG